The Streptomyces kanamyceticus genome window below encodes:
- the proP gene encoding glycine betaine/L-proline transporter ProP, translated as MSAPEAPETPAPPAPEAIARHRALFRAIHRRKNPRLRQSDITVTEEAQVKRAVKATALGNAMEWYDFGVYAYLAVIIGKEFFPSGNDTAQTLSSLATFAAAFLVRPIGGMFFGPLGDRVGRKKILALTMIMMSAATLAIGLIPSYTTIGVWAPILLVLCRMVQGFSTGGEYGGAATFIAEYAPDKRRGFWGSFLEFGTLIGYTVAAVLVTTLTMLLSDDAMQSWGWRIPFMVAAPLGLIGLYLRMKLDESPAFQKMEEGEGPAAERQKKSFKDSFFGQWRAMLLCIALVAAFNITDYMLLSYMPTYLTQLGFGEAGGLMSIVIVMLILMALINSVGRLSDRIGRKPVLMAGSVGFFVLALPAFLLIKQGGTVAVFSGLLILGLALVCYLGVMSSSLPALFPTDVRYGSLSIGFNISVSLFGGTTPLVVAGLISATGNDLMPAFYTMLAGLIGIIAVAAMKETARQPLEGSPPSVATDAEARELVENQPQSQPQY; from the coding sequence GTGAGCGCGCCCGAAGCCCCCGAAACACCGGCACCCCCCGCTCCGGAGGCCATCGCGAGACACCGCGCGCTCTTCCGCGCGATCCACCGCCGCAAGAACCCGCGCCTGCGCCAGTCGGACATCACCGTCACCGAGGAAGCCCAGGTCAAGCGCGCGGTGAAGGCGACCGCGCTGGGCAACGCCATGGAGTGGTACGACTTCGGCGTCTACGCCTACCTCGCCGTGATCATCGGCAAGGAGTTCTTCCCCTCGGGCAACGACACCGCGCAGACCCTCTCCTCGCTCGCCACCTTCGCCGCCGCCTTCCTGGTGCGTCCCATCGGCGGCATGTTCTTCGGCCCGCTCGGCGACCGCGTGGGCCGCAAGAAGATCCTCGCGCTCACCATGATCATGATGTCGGCCGCGACACTGGCCATCGGCCTGATCCCCAGCTACACCACGATCGGCGTCTGGGCGCCGATCCTCCTCGTGCTCTGCCGCATGGTGCAGGGCTTCTCGACGGGCGGCGAGTACGGGGGAGCGGCCACCTTCATCGCCGAGTACGCCCCCGACAAGCGGCGCGGATTCTGGGGCTCGTTCCTGGAGTTCGGCACCCTGATCGGCTACACCGTCGCCGCCGTCCTCGTCACCACCCTGACGATGCTGCTCAGCGACGACGCCATGCAGTCCTGGGGCTGGCGCATCCCGTTCATGGTGGCGGCGCCGCTCGGTCTCATCGGCCTCTACCTGCGCATGAAGCTCGACGAGTCGCCCGCCTTCCAGAAGATGGAGGAGGGCGAGGGCCCGGCCGCCGAGCGTCAGAAGAAGTCGTTCAAGGACTCCTTCTTCGGCCAGTGGCGCGCGATGCTGCTCTGCATCGCGCTGGTCGCCGCGTTCAACATCACCGACTACATGCTGCTGTCGTACATGCCGACGTACCTCACCCAGCTCGGCTTCGGTGAAGCGGGCGGCCTGATGTCCATCGTGATCGTCATGCTGATCCTGATGGCGCTCATCAACTCGGTCGGCCGCCTCTCCGACCGCATCGGCCGCAAGCCGGTCCTGATGGCGGGCTCGGTCGGCTTCTTCGTCCTCGCGCTGCCCGCGTTCCTCCTGATCAAGCAGGGCGGCACGGTGGCGGTCTTCTCCGGCCTGCTCATCCTGGGCCTCGCGCTGGTCTGCTACCTGGGCGTCATGTCGTCCTCGCTGCCCGCGCTCTTCCCCACGGACGTCCGCTACGGCTCCCTCTCCATCGGCTTCAACATCTCGGTCTCCCTCTTCGGCGGCACGACCCCGCTGGTGGTCGCGGGCCTGATCAGCGCCACCGGCAACGACCTGATGCCCGCGTTCTACACGATGCTGGCCGGTCTGATCGGCATCATCGCGGTCGCCGCGATGAAGGAGACGGCGCGTCAGCCGCTGGAAGGCTCCCCGCCGTCCGTCGCGACGGACGCGGAGGCGCGGGAGTTGGTGGAGAACCAGCCCCAGTCGCAGCCGCAGTACTGA
- a CDS encoding alpha-L-fucosidase has protein sequence MRHRATGIALLLAAALAGTAAVPTATAVPNDTPAPKPAQAPAPVKTGPGTDHAADDPFTADRTNWFRQDRFGMFIHFGAYSNLEGEYKRPDGSVCRDAEWIKRQCDIPMDAYEKQAQGFNPADFDAKAVVKAAKDAGMKYIVITSKHHEGYAMWPTKVNDWNLRDHSSFDKNRDILAELKKASDDAGIKLGFYYSIWDWHDKDFADPATFPKYEKRMYAQLKELVDNYDPALLWFDGEWDTDNPHNPWTSKDGEKLEAYLRGLNPDLVINNRVGKRRVVDGDYGTPEQEIPGAPVDGQLWESCMTLNGHWGYARYDEDWKSAQTLTRNLLSTTSRSGNYLLNVGPDARGRVPQPSVDRLKQMGDWLRTAGQGNAVFGARYGGLVEEPAWGSVSRKGDKLYAAVTQWPAAGGSLHLKARTEFKVTSARVLGSGQKVTVTKAGDGYDIKPSGAATNATATVVELSVDPGPTARPGRGKGLKQEVFDNAKLEGAPKLTRTDPTLNHAWKFDGSPAASVPADNFSVRWSGSIEPRRSETYTLTTVSDDMARVWIDGKLVIDSWTPHEPKIDKAQVALTAGKRHTIKVEYAEQTGEAHLKLLWSSPGQEQQIVPRSQLYAR, from the coding sequence ATGCGCCACAGAGCCACTGGAATCGCCCTGCTCCTCGCCGCGGCCCTCGCGGGCACGGCCGCAGTGCCGACCGCGACCGCCGTCCCGAACGACACCCCGGCCCCGAAGCCCGCGCAGGCCCCGGCGCCGGTGAAGACGGGCCCCGGCACCGACCACGCCGCCGACGACCCCTTCACCGCCGACCGCACCAACTGGTTCCGCCAGGACCGCTTCGGGATGTTCATCCACTTCGGGGCGTACTCGAACCTGGAGGGCGAGTACAAGCGGCCCGACGGGAGCGTCTGCCGCGACGCCGAGTGGATCAAGCGGCAGTGCGACATCCCTATGGACGCGTACGAGAAGCAGGCGCAAGGCTTCAATCCGGCGGACTTCGATGCCAAGGCCGTCGTCAAGGCGGCCAAGGACGCGGGGATGAAGTACATCGTCATCACGTCCAAGCACCACGAGGGCTACGCGATGTGGCCGACGAAGGTCAACGACTGGAACCTGCGCGACCATTCGTCCTTCGACAAGAACCGCGACATCCTCGCCGAGCTGAAGAAGGCCTCCGACGACGCGGGCATCAAGCTCGGCTTCTACTACTCGATCTGGGACTGGCACGACAAGGACTTCGCGGACCCGGCCACCTTCCCCAAGTACGAGAAGCGCATGTACGCCCAGCTCAAGGAGCTGGTCGACAACTACGACCCGGCGCTGCTCTGGTTCGACGGCGAGTGGGACACCGACAACCCGCACAACCCGTGGACGTCCAAGGACGGCGAGAAGCTGGAGGCCTACCTCCGCGGCCTGAACCCCGACCTCGTCATCAACAACCGCGTCGGCAAGCGCCGCGTGGTCGACGGCGATTACGGCACCCCCGAGCAGGAGATCCCGGGCGCCCCGGTCGACGGCCAGCTCTGGGAGTCCTGCATGACCCTCAACGGCCACTGGGGATACGCCCGTTACGACGAGGACTGGAAGTCCGCACAGACCCTGACGCGCAACCTCCTCTCCACCACGTCGCGCAGCGGCAACTACCTCCTCAACGTCGGCCCCGACGCACGCGGCCGCGTGCCACAGCCCTCCGTCGACCGCCTGAAGCAGATGGGCGACTGGCTGCGCACGGCGGGCCAGGGCAACGCGGTCTTCGGCGCGCGCTACGGCGGTCTCGTCGAGGAGCCCGCCTGGGGATCGGTGAGCCGCAAGGGCGACAAGCTCTACGCGGCGGTCACCCAGTGGCCCGCGGCGGGCGGCTCCCTGCACCTGAAGGCGCGTACGGAGTTCAAGGTCACGTCGGCCCGCGTCCTCGGCAGCGGCCAGAAGGTGACCGTCACCAAGGCGGGCGACGGCTACGACATCAAGCCGTCCGGCGCCGCCACCAACGCGACCGCGACGGTGGTCGAGTTGTCCGTCGACCCGGGCCCCACGGCACGGCCGGGGCGCGGCAAGGGCCTCAAGCAGGAAGTCTTCGACAACGCGAAGCTCGAAGGCGCCCCGAAGCTCACCCGCACCGACCCCACCCTCAACCACGCGTGGAAGTTCGACGGATCCCCGGCCGCCTCGGTCCCCGCCGACAACTTCAGCGTCCGCTGGAGCGGTTCGATCGAGCCGCGCCGCTCGGAGACGTACACCCTGACGACCGTCTCGGACGACATGGCGCGCGTCTGGATCGACGGCAAACTCGTCATCGACTCCTGGACGCCGCACGAGCCGAAGATCGACAAGGCGCAGGTCGCCCTCACCGCGGGCAAGCGCCACACCATCAAGGTCGAGTACGCGGAGCAGACGGGTGAGGCCCATCTGAAGCTGCTCTGGTCGAGCCCCGGCCAGGAACAGCAGATCGTGCCGCGGAGCCAGTTGTACGCGCGCTGA
- a CDS encoding IclR family transcriptional regulator, which produces MKRGRTSPHEDRANRAAAQVGRGVLEGAFLLLEELARTGDAGLTDLAARAGLPKATAHRLLDQLVALGAVERGSGRYRIGAAVAHLARSWGTYHPLTRAAALPLRRLSAATGASVALAAPVSGSMVIVSGRPGPADEVFPHMPGLILPPDSAANAVMSASAPSAAPPPEHSRAEWGRRLSKVRERGVDLHCCEVEADVSCLAAPVHAPSGRAVAAIGVCFVGHQRPSATTVDAAQRAARMLSSSLAILPRTRRL; this is translated from the coding sequence GTGAAGCGTGGACGGACATCGCCGCACGAGGACAGGGCCAACAGGGCGGCTGCCCAGGTTGGCCGAGGCGTACTGGAAGGGGCGTTCCTGCTCCTGGAGGAACTCGCCAGAACGGGCGACGCCGGACTGACCGACCTCGCGGCGCGCGCCGGACTGCCCAAGGCCACCGCGCACCGCCTGCTCGACCAACTCGTCGCGCTCGGCGCGGTGGAGCGCGGCTCCGGCCGCTACCGCATCGGTGCGGCGGTGGCCCACCTGGCGCGGTCATGGGGCACCTATCACCCCCTGACCAGGGCGGCCGCCCTGCCGTTGCGGAGACTGTCGGCGGCGACCGGGGCGAGTGTGGCCCTCGCGGCTCCTGTCAGCGGCAGCATGGTGATCGTGAGCGGGCGGCCGGGGCCCGCGGACGAGGTCTTCCCGCACATGCCCGGCCTGATCCTTCCGCCCGACAGCGCGGCCAACGCCGTCATGTCCGCGTCCGCGCCATCCGCGGCGCCGCCGCCGGAGCACTCACGGGCCGAGTGGGGCCGCCGCCTGAGCAAGGTGCGTGAGCGCGGTGTGGACCTGCACTGCTGCGAGGTCGAGGCGGACGTGTCCTGTCTGGCGGCTCCGGTGCACGCCCCGTCCGGCAGGGCCGTCGCGGCCATCGGGGTGTGCTTCGTCGGCCACCAGCGCCCGTCCGCCACCACGGTCGACGCGGCACAGCGCGCGGCCCGGATGCTCAGTTCGAGCCTGGCGATCCTGCCGCGCACCCGACGCCTCTGA
- a CDS encoding MFS transporter: MSSPHVTQERPAAEPSGAFRSLREAWVALAGLSAVFLFEMMSNTVLNVALPTIGRDLAAPTVALQWVTNGYSVVFGALMLVFGVVADRLGRRRVMLVGLTLLGVASLATVAVTDTGELIAVRAVMGLAAAMTTPGAMAMAYRLFGDEGLRVRAITLISTVGMVGLAIGPTVGGLLLSFAPWQLLLVMNVPIVALAIVGIRQGVPADDPADLHRAPADLAGGVLGTATIVLALVAPTLFEHSGAGSWAPWAAVAGFLVAATLFVVRERSTRHPLLDLALVARPKVSGGLAYKAAAGLANAGLAYLVTLQLQLDWGWPPALASLGMLPQVVVLIAGGPFVHPFVARVGIDRAAWISAGSVVAGLAVYTVFGTLGYPWVAVALVFVAAGMRVVGAAAGVNVLDGLPRNRTSTGAALIDTAAEVTAAVGVAVVGTVLAAVFVGNVTAGHWSAAQTGQFREAVTVSGAVLTVVSAGLVGWAMRRTRPGAGER; the protein is encoded by the coding sequence ATGTCGTCCCCACACGTCACCCAGGAGCGCCCGGCGGCCGAGCCGTCCGGCGCGTTCCGCTCCCTGCGCGAGGCGTGGGTGGCCCTGGCGGGCCTCTCCGCGGTCTTCCTGTTCGAGATGATGAGCAACACCGTCCTCAACGTCGCCCTGCCCACGATCGGCCGCGATCTCGCGGCCCCGACGGTCGCCCTGCAGTGGGTGACGAACGGCTACTCGGTGGTGTTCGGGGCGCTGATGCTGGTGTTCGGCGTGGTCGCCGACCGGCTCGGCCGCCGCCGGGTGATGCTCGTCGGCCTGACCCTCCTTGGCGTGGCGAGCCTGGCGACGGTGGCCGTCACCGACACGGGCGAGCTGATCGCCGTCCGCGCGGTCATGGGCCTCGCGGCCGCGATGACCACGCCGGGGGCCATGGCGATGGCCTACCGGCTGTTCGGCGACGAGGGCCTCCGGGTCCGGGCGATCACCCTGATCTCCACCGTGGGCATGGTCGGCCTCGCGATCGGCCCGACCGTGGGCGGCCTCCTGCTCTCCTTCGCCCCGTGGCAGCTCCTGCTGGTGATGAACGTGCCGATCGTGGCGCTCGCGATCGTCGGCATCCGGCAGGGCGTCCCGGCCGACGACCCCGCCGACCTGCACCGGGCGCCCGCCGACCTGGCAGGCGGCGTCCTCGGCACCGCGACGATCGTGCTCGCGCTCGTCGCGCCCACCCTCTTCGAGCACTCGGGCGCCGGATCGTGGGCGCCGTGGGCCGCCGTCGCCGGGTTCCTCGTGGCGGCGACCCTGTTCGTCGTACGTGAGCGTTCGACCAGGCACCCGCTGCTCGACCTCGCGCTCGTCGCCAGGCCCAAGGTCTCCGGCGGCCTCGCCTACAAGGCGGCGGCAGGACTCGCGAACGCCGGGCTCGCCTACCTGGTGACGCTGCAACTGCAACTCGACTGGGGCTGGCCGCCCGCCCTCGCGTCCCTCGGCATGCTGCCCCAGGTCGTCGTGCTGATCGCGGGCGGCCCGTTCGTCCACCCCTTCGTCGCGCGGGTCGGCATCGACCGCGCCGCCTGGATCAGCGCGGGCTCGGTCGTGGCCGGACTCGCCGTCTACACCGTGTTCGGCACCCTCGGCTATCCGTGGGTGGCGGTCGCGCTGGTGTTCGTGGCCGCGGGCATGCGGGTCGTCGGCGCCGCCGCCGGGGTCAACGTGCTGGACGGCCTCCCCCGCAACCGCACCTCCACCGGCGCGGCGCTCATCGACACCGCCGCCGAGGTGACCGCCGCGGTCGGCGTCGCCGTGGTCGGCACCGTGCTCGCCGCGGTCTTCGTCGGGAACGTCACCGCGGGGCACTGGAGCGCGGCGCAGACCGGGCAGTTCCGGGAGGCGGTCACCGTCTCCGGGGCGGTGCTCACGGTCGTCTCGGCGGGGCTGGTGGGCTGGGCGATGCGGCGTACTCGCCCCGGGGCGGGTGAGCGGTAG
- a CDS encoding TetR/AcrR family transcriptional regulator: protein MANKRAPGHAETRDEWAAKIAALGEPGGTERSGKAPITVARIMEAAFGLVETEGFEALTMRRVAAALQTGPASLYAHVRNKAELDELLISELCARVPVPDPDPARATEQMLEVCRSLRDEYLRYPGISRVALAAAPNSLEALQLSEGMLTILLASGVPPRSAAWAIDAAFLYVSAYCFEVSLRHRPDSGADQRVLDRDSLVERYRMLPPDKFPNTVAHIEELTSGEGHERFEFTLTTLLGGLERT from the coding sequence ATGGCCAACAAGAGGGCTCCAGGTCACGCCGAGACGCGTGACGAGTGGGCGGCGAAGATTGCGGCGCTGGGCGAGCCGGGCGGGACCGAGCGGTCGGGCAAGGCCCCCATCACGGTCGCGCGGATCATGGAGGCGGCCTTCGGGCTCGTCGAGACCGAGGGCTTCGAGGCGCTGACCATGCGCCGGGTCGCCGCCGCGCTCCAGACCGGGCCCGCCTCGCTGTACGCGCACGTACGCAACAAGGCCGAGCTGGACGAGCTGCTGATCAGCGAGCTGTGCGCCAGGGTGCCCGTGCCGGACCCCGACCCCGCGCGGGCCACGGAGCAGATGCTGGAGGTCTGCCGGTCCCTGCGCGACGAGTACCTGCGCTACCCCGGGATCTCCCGCGTCGCACTGGCCGCCGCACCGAACAGCCTGGAGGCGCTGCAGCTCAGCGAAGGCATGCTGACGATCCTGCTTGCCTCGGGGGTGCCGCCGCGGTCCGCCGCGTGGGCGATCGACGCCGCGTTCCTCTACGTCTCGGCCTACTGCTTCGAGGTGTCGCTGCGCCACCGCCCCGACAGCGGGGCCGACCAGCGCGTCCTGGACAGGGACTCGCTCGTGGAGCGGTATCGCATGCTGCCCCCCGACAAGTTCCCGAACACGGTCGCCCACATCGAGGAGCTGACCTCCGGGGAGGGGCACGAGCGCTTCGAGTTCACGCTCACCACACTGCTCGGCGGACTTGAGCGGACTTGA
- a CDS encoding alpha-N-acetylglucosaminidase, translating into MPLPRRTFLTGLAGTAGAAVACSGSAADGAPAGAVRTDPVPSGGAPAPRTGAAADAARRLLPRHRDQLTFRTTPSAAASGDSFRVTGRTGHITVEGTGPVAQLTGLRHYLKHTAHANITWAGSQTDLPKRLPAPTAPLTGTANVPHRFVLNDTNDGYTGAYRDWAYWEREIDVLALHGYNEVLVYLGADAVQHRAFQEFGYTDEELRAWIPGPAHQPWWLLQNMSSFPHPVSRQLLDARARLGRRICDRLRELGMTPVLPGYYGTVPAGFADRNPGARTVPQGDWVGFTRPDWLDPRTSQFARVAAAFYRAQDRLLGPTTMYKMDLLHEGGKPGDVPVGEAAKGVEKALRTAHPGATWVILGWQHNPPKAITDAVDKERMLVVDGLSDRFPHVTDREADWGSTPYTFGSIWNFGGHTALGANTPDWAALYEKWRTKDGSTMRGISLMPEAADNNPAAFELFSELAWRDGDLDLKEWFSEWAKARYGARDPHATAAWDILRRTAYGTTRVDEWAEGADGLFGARPDLSATSAAAWSPKKMRYDPADFEPALGELLAVRRELRDSSAYRRDLLDVARQALSNRSRVLLPRIKEAYDAGDAARFDRLTRDWLDLMDLLERLAATDSGHLLGRWVADARAWGATDKERTELAYDQLSLLTVWGTRSGADAGLRDYANREWAGLVGGLYRVRWSRYFGELRAALAGGRAPGRIDWFAVEEAWIRDPGRLATRPSGDTYAVAARVRKVLLTGA; encoded by the coding sequence ATGCCACTCCCTCGCCGCACCTTCCTCACCGGCCTCGCCGGTACCGCAGGCGCCGCCGTCGCCTGTTCCGGCAGCGCAGCCGACGGCGCGCCCGCCGGCGCCGTCCGCACCGACCCCGTCCCCTCCGGCGGCGCCCCCGCCCCGCGCACCGGCGCCGCCGCCGACGCGGCCCGGCGGCTGCTCCCCCGCCACCGGGACCAGCTGACCTTCCGTACGACCCCGTCCGCAGCCGCGTCCGGCGACAGCTTCCGCGTCACCGGCCGCACGGGACACATCACCGTCGAAGGCACCGGCCCTGTCGCCCAACTCACCGGCCTGCGCCACTACTTGAAGCACACTGCACACGCCAACATCACCTGGGCGGGCAGCCAGACCGACCTGCCGAAGCGGCTGCCCGCGCCCACCGCCCCGCTCACCGGCACCGCCAACGTCCCCCACCGCTTCGTACTCAACGACACCAACGACGGCTACACCGGCGCCTACCGCGACTGGGCCTACTGGGAGCGCGAGATCGACGTGCTCGCGCTGCACGGCTACAACGAGGTCCTCGTGTACCTCGGCGCCGACGCGGTCCAGCACCGCGCCTTCCAGGAGTTCGGCTACACGGACGAGGAGCTGCGCGCCTGGATTCCCGGGCCCGCGCACCAGCCGTGGTGGCTGCTCCAGAACATGTCGTCGTTCCCGCACCCCGTGTCCCGGCAGCTGCTCGACGCCCGCGCCCGCCTGGGCCGCCGCATCTGCGACCGGCTCCGCGAGCTCGGCATGACACCGGTCCTGCCCGGCTACTACGGCACCGTTCCGGCCGGTTTCGCCGACCGGAACCCGGGCGCGAGAACGGTGCCCCAGGGCGACTGGGTGGGCTTCACCCGACCGGATTGGCTGGATCCGCGCACCAGCCAGTTCGCGCGCGTGGCCGCCGCGTTCTACCGCGCGCAGGACCGGCTCCTCGGCCCGACCACGATGTACAAGATGGACCTGCTGCACGAGGGCGGAAAACCCGGTGACGTGCCCGTCGGCGAGGCCGCGAAGGGCGTCGAGAAGGCGCTGCGGACCGCCCACCCCGGCGCCACCTGGGTCATCCTCGGCTGGCAGCACAATCCCCCGAAGGCGATCACCGACGCCGTCGACAAGGAGCGGATGCTCGTCGTCGACGGGCTCTCCGACCGCTTCCCGCACGTCACCGACCGCGAGGCCGACTGGGGCTCCACGCCGTACACCTTCGGCTCCATCTGGAACTTCGGCGGACACACCGCCCTCGGCGCCAACACCCCCGACTGGGCGGCCCTCTACGAGAAGTGGCGCACCAAGGACGGCAGCACGATGCGGGGCATTTCGCTCATGCCTGAGGCCGCGGACAACAACCCGGCAGCCTTCGAGCTGTTCTCCGAACTAGCCTGGCGGGATGGCGACTTGGACCTGAAGGAGTGGTTCAGCGAGTGGGCAAAGGCCCGCTACGGCGCGCGGGACCCGCACGCCACCGCCGCCTGGGACATCCTGCGCCGCACGGCCTACGGCACGACCCGCGTCGACGAGTGGGCCGAGGGCGCCGACGGCCTGTTCGGCGCGCGCCCCGACCTGTCCGCGACCTCGGCGGCGGCCTGGTCGCCCAAGAAGATGCGCTACGACCCGGCGGACTTCGAGCCCGCGCTCGGCGAACTCCTCGCGGTGCGGCGTGAGTTGCGCGACTCGTCCGCGTACCGCCGTGACCTCCTCGACGTCGCGCGCCAGGCGCTCTCCAACCGGAGCCGGGTCTTGCTCCCCCGCATCAAGGAGGCGTACGACGCGGGGGACGCGGCCCGCTTCGACCGGCTGACCCGCGACTGGCTGGACCTGATGGACCTGCTGGAGCGCCTGGCCGCCACCGACTCGGGTCACTTGCTGGGCCGTTGGGTCGCCGACGCCCGTGCGTGGGGCGCCACCGACAAGGAACGTACGGAACTCGCCTACGACCAGCTCTCCCTGCTCACGGTCTGGGGCACGCGGTCCGGGGCGGACGCGGGTCTGCGGGACTACGCCAACCGTGAGTGGGCGGGGTTGGTCGGGGGGCTCTACCGGGTGCGCTGGTCGCGCTACTTCGGGGAGTTGCGGGCCGCGCTTGCGGGGGGCCGCGCCCCGGGCAGGATCGACTGGTTCGCCGTCGAGGAGGCGTGGATCCGGGACCCCGGCCGCCTCGCTACCCGCCCTTCGGGCGACACGTATGCCGTCGCGGCGCGGGTGCGGAAGGTTCTCTTGACCGGCGCGTAG
- a CDS encoding DUF4360 domain-containing protein — protein MPGALLLTGAVAALFGSMLPAQDTSAILDPPPDKIVIEVATVNGSGCPAGTAAVAVSPDNTAFTVTYSEYLARAGAGADPTAFRKNCQLNLIVHVPQGFTYAIASADYRGYASLQPGAKGTEKASYYFQGSPQTAAISHEFKGTYNDNWQATDSTDWAQLVWAPCGVRRNFNINTELRVDLGSSDPAKSSFMTMDSTDGDISTVYHLAWKECPGRR, from the coding sequence ATGCCTGGTGCACTGCTGCTGACCGGCGCCGTCGCGGCGCTGTTCGGCTCGATGCTGCCCGCGCAGGACACGTCGGCGATCCTCGACCCGCCCCCGGACAAGATCGTCATCGAGGTCGCCACGGTGAACGGCTCCGGCTGCCCCGCCGGTACCGCGGCCGTCGCCGTCTCCCCGGACAACACGGCCTTCACGGTCACCTACAGCGAGTATCTCGCTCGTGCGGGTGCCGGGGCCGACCCCACGGCCTTCCGCAAGAACTGCCAGCTCAACCTCATCGTGCACGTCCCGCAGGGTTTCACCTACGCGATCGCCAGCGCGGACTATCGCGGGTACGCGTCGCTCCAGCCGGGTGCCAAGGGCACGGAGAAGGCGTCGTACTACTTCCAGGGCTCGCCGCAGACCGCCGCGATCAGTCACGAGTTCAAGGGCACGTACAACGACAACTGGCAGGCCACGGACAGCACGGACTGGGCTCAGCTGGTGTGGGCGCCGTGTGGCGTGCGGCGCAACTTCAACATCAACACGGAGCTGCGGGTGGATTTGGGGTCGTCCGACCCGGCGAAGTCCAGCTTCATGACGATGGACTCCACTGACGGTGACATCAGTACGGTGTACCACTTGGCGTGGAAGGAGTGCCCCGGTCGTCGTTGA
- a CDS encoding chitosanase, whose protein sequence is METPHIPPRTNVTSRRTLLAFIGAAAVAGPIIATQTATATGTSSRGASSGAAAGGLDDPAKKEIAMQIVCSAENSSLEWKKQYRYCEDIDDGRGYTAGIIGFCSGTGDMLDLVELYTKRKPNNILAKYLPALRRVDGSDSHEGLDPNFKPDWERAADSDPEFRKAQDDERDRVYFNPAVKQGKTDGVGVLGQFAYYDAIVMHGDGGDSTSFSNIRKRALRSAKTPAQGGDEVKYLNAFLDARVWAMKQEEAHEDTSRVDTAQRVFLKKGNLSLKTPLDWKVYGEPYHIG, encoded by the coding sequence GTGGAGACCCCCCACATACCCCCGCGCACCAACGTCACCTCCCGCCGCACCCTGCTCGCCTTCATCGGCGCGGCGGCCGTGGCGGGCCCGATCATCGCCACCCAGACGGCCACCGCCACGGGGACCTCGTCCCGGGGCGCCTCGTCCGGAGCCGCCGCGGGCGGGCTCGACGACCCGGCGAAGAAGGAGATCGCGATGCAGATCGTCTGCAGCGCGGAGAATTCCTCGCTCGAATGGAAGAAGCAGTACCGCTACTGCGAGGACATCGACGACGGCCGCGGCTACACCGCCGGGATCATCGGCTTCTGTTCCGGCACCGGCGACATGCTCGACCTGGTCGAGCTCTACACGAAGCGCAAGCCGAACAACATCCTCGCCAAGTACCTGCCCGCGCTGCGCAGGGTCGACGGCAGCGACTCCCACGAAGGGCTCGACCCGAACTTCAAGCCCGACTGGGAGCGGGCCGCCGACTCTGACCCGGAGTTCCGCAAGGCGCAGGACGACGAGCGCGACCGCGTCTACTTCAACCCGGCCGTCAAGCAGGGCAAGACCGACGGCGTCGGCGTGCTCGGGCAGTTCGCGTACTACGACGCGATCGTCATGCACGGCGACGGCGGCGACTCCACCAGCTTCAGCAACATCCGCAAGCGCGCGCTGCGTTCGGCCAAGACACCGGCCCAGGGCGGCGACGAGGTGAAGTACCTCAACGCCTTCCTCGACGCGCGCGTCTGGGCGATGAAGCAGGAGGAGGCGCACGAGGACACCAGCCGGGTCGACACCGCGCAGCGGGTCTTCCTGAAGAAGGGCAACCTCAGCCTGAAGACTCCGTTGGACTGGAAGGTGTACGGGGAGCCGTACCACATCGGCTGA